A window of Eriocheir sinensis breed Jianghai 21 chromosome 67, ASM2467909v1, whole genome shotgun sequence genomic DNA:
AAACAAGAGAAAACCAGAGCAAGACATGGGAGAGTGATAGTGTGTGCGGACATTTAGATGAACGCCACTAATGCGGGAGGCCAACAGTAATGGGAGGAGATGCAAATTAAGCAATGAGAGCAGAGAGCTTAGTTGAGGCCATATTAGCACAAGAGGAGGCGGAATTAGAACCAATCCATTAATCAGTTGTCAAAGAAGTCTCAGTGGAGGAATGAATGGGGAAGTTGAGGATAGCATAAATGGATGTAcaaaatgaagatgaaaggagaattGGAGTATATGTagtaaaagaaataggaagaaagaaacttATATATATGAAATGCACCAGAATCTCATGATGTTGATAAGAGGTAGAGGATATAGATACAGTAGTTGAGGAAGACAAAGAACCATACAAATAGATAGAGTAAGGGAATAATAGAGGCCAGATAGAGTAAGGACGAAGTGACttgagtaaaaaaaaggagacgaagaggaaggaaatgacgtAATGGAGAACAAAGGGAGTAGAGGAAAAGCAGGTGATAGTACGatagaagtaaacaaagaagacATAGAGAAAGACAGTGGAGTAATaaaaacagataaaagtaaaGGAGTAAGAAAAGCGAGTTATGGTGAGACTGAAACAAGAACATAGACACAGAAACCATAGAAGAGGACAGTTGAGGAATAGAGAGTAGAAAGAGTAGAGGAGGTTAAATAGTGAGTGATATGCTTGGATATATAGAAACGTAGACAAGGGGACAGGAAGTGGAGTAATGAAGAGTAGATACagtagaggaggaagtgagggaaggagtgctGGGAATACGGAAAACAGACATAGAGGGAGGCATAGAcataggggaggaggaaaaataagtggTGTAAGTGGAATATGGAATGAAGACAGATGAAAGAcgggaaataataaagaagatgaagtagaggaagaggaaacagggacGTAGATACAGAGGAATGCACttgaataaaagagaagacagaGATGAAATAGTGAGTTAAGGAGTAATTGAAATATATGAAACAAGACAGAGGAACGCAGTGGTGGAGTAATAAAGAATAGATGATTGTAGGTGGAGCGAGGGGATGACTTGTGTGTTGTTTTATCGATAATACTGAAGAGAGAAACACTCCACGGCGGCcatgacagaggcagagacaggaacACGAACATTCCCTCACTGCGGTAAGCCATCTTGTACACCTCGCCCAAAAAGTCGTATCATCagtgttcattcattttttttactcattcaagtgttccttttttttattcttcgttcATCGTTGGTATTTACTGTTCGTCATTGATTTACTGTTGCTTCACTGTTTACTGTTGGTCGTTATTTATCGTGTATCAATCATGTGTTCTCTTttattattgtgtttatttatgtgttgtatttatttgtattgcCTGTATGAAGGTTTGcttgaataataaaaataatacacagaCCGACTTTGTTGTCTCATACACCCGCGTGTCACCCAAGATTTCTCTCTGCTTGTAAGGTTGCAGCGTTCTACCatacagtgctctctctctctctctctctctctctctctctctctctctctctctctctctctctcacgcacacgcacatgcagcTTCTACATACATATCAAGAGGCTACACACCCATTTTCTACGCGTGCTGCTGGGTACGTATATggcatgcaggtgtgtgtgtgtgtgtgtgtgtgtgtgtgtgtgtgtgtgtgtgtgtgtgtgtgtgtgtgtgtgtgtgtgtgtgtgtgtgcgtgagtgctaGACCAAGTACCAAAACATAGTAACAAAACAAAACTTTACCCAACTTCAAACCAAAACAAAGGTACataaaaacactaaaaataaaagtaaataaaaacacatGCATAactaaggaaaacaagaaaacaaaaccacAAATTAAAGATAGCACGACTTTACTAGGATTTTTTTGTGTTCCATTTGTACAAGATTAATAAAACAACTCGTATATACACTTCGTATTTAGATGTGGCCCTAAAAGTACAATAAGTTACCTATTTCACTACACAGTTAATCAACAAGTTAACGCGGTATGTACACAGTTTGTGCTCGGCGCGGGgcgaggggatgggggaggggggtcagcggggggcggcggggggtggGTGACGCTTAGGGTGACGCGGTGGGCGTGGCGGGTGACTCGCGGGCGGCAGGTCACTCCGCCCCTCAGCCAACACTTGCTCCGCAGGACGACAAGCGCGGCGAGGCGGGTCGTCCGAGGCTGCGGGGACCCACACGTGAGCGCCGGGCGTCAGGACGCGGCGCCCCGCCAGCATCCGCGGGGGCCGAGACCCGCCACGGTGCCATGGCGTGCATACTAGGacgccataacacacacacacacacacacacacacacacacacacacacacacacacacacacacacacacacaacgattaAAGCTGGTATTAGCCACGTCCACAGACGTCGTGTCGCCTCCTTAGcatccgccgccaccgccgccgcccgccgcccacgcCCGCCTTGGGTTAGATTCTCGGCGCCGTGGGTCACGGGCAGCGGCAGCGACGGCGGCGGCTCCTGACACTGTCAAAGAGAATAGCGACGCCCCCCGCAGTCCAGGCTTGGGCGTGGGCGGCGGGGTTACGGAGGCATAGACAGGGACCACAGGGTCACAGAGACAGGCCGGGGGGAAAGGTAGAGACGTTACTCAAGGTAGCAGACTGTCAGCATCAGCcatacgtgcacacacacacacacacgcacacacaatcattcatcaccacacacacgcacgccacgCCGCCATACTGCTGTGACCAACACCAACTCCAACAGCAAAAAGAGGCAGTGAAAGACTTCACCATtacaccgccgccaccactaccatacaCCATAACCCCGCCGCCACccggccatcaccaccaccaccctcgtcCTCGTCGCCGTCGTAATCGTCTCGGGAGTCCTCGGGAAGAAGTGTTAGGGCGTGACTGACCAAGACCATCTACGGGGGagcgggaagggggggggaggggaacacGGCCGCCGCCGGGAGGCAGCACAACAGCCTCACCGGGACGCGGCACCGGGATCAGCGCTTCACCTGAGGGGCCGCTCAGCGCCACCGTCAGGGCGTCAGCATCACCAGGAACGTCAGCGTCTCTATCAAAGGGACGATAATATCGACAGGAACGTCAGCTTCTTATCAAGGCCGGAAACAGTACAAGCCCTGCGGCCCCGCGACAcagcagcggggcggggcggggcggggcggggctgacagGGCAGCCGCATCGCCTCGGGGACATCTCAGCGGCCTCTGCTCCAGCGGGTCACTTCCAGACGTGTCTCGCCCACTAGTACCTTGAGGACGTGCCGGGTCGTCGTGTCGGGGGAGTGTGAGGTCAACCTGGGGTATTCCTGAGGTAGGGCGCCCCTGTACGTGTGTCGGTGTGTGGGAACAAgactacaacaacaacataacaacaACATGGACATAGACATGCAGGACGTGCGGGACAgactggccacacacacacacgttcactacCACACTAAGTCAAGTCATCACAGTGGTGCGGACAGCCACTATCACAAGCCGGCGGCCGCGGCAGCCGGCGCAGCTACAACACAGCTACCTGCACACAGCCTGGCGCCGGGCCGTGCAGGCCACGCGGCGACCAAGGGGCTGTCAGCGCCGCCACCCTGGGCCACGCTGTCCCGCGGGCCCTGGCTCCCTGCGGGGCAGATGGCCCAAGGCAGCGGCTCACGCGGGGCAGAGGGGCGCCGGGTCGGATCAGAGCCGCCCCGGGACATAATATTACAACCAGCATGAGGCGAGTTGTGGGCGCCGGACCCCGCACCGCcgcagccatcaccaccaccaccaccactaccaccaatacaaCTACTCTCTCTATGACACCGGGCAAGCTATGGCAGGCATTATTAGCCCTGCGacatggtggtgttgatggtggtgacagtggcggCGGTGCTGGGGGTGCAGGGGCCCGGCACCGCTTGTACATGTATGGCACACGAGTCATGACAGTGAGATCATCTACCACAGCAGCTGCAGATAAAGCCGCCGAGAGGCCCAGGCAGgccgagccccgccccgccccgccccgctggcCCGCCGCCGCAGCAGCTGGCACAGCGGGGCAGAGGCAGGGAGCGAGCAAGCCTCCTGGTTCTCTCTGGCGGGCATGGTGCAGGGGCCGCCGCCCCCCacaaccgctgccgccgccgatTTCTGCCGCCCACGCCTACACAGGGCACGCCgccaggggggggaggaaggctaGTAGGTGGTGAAGGGGTAGGTGTAGCGTGCACTGAGGGGGGCGGGTGGGGGAGGGCAGAAATTGGTGGCGCACCCCTACCGGGAGTGCGTGGGaatgtggtgatgagggtggtggtgcaggctggggtagggggaggtgggggagggcgCCCCCATGGGTGAGTGTGGGGGCAGGGGGGAGTGTGAGGGCAGGGGTGTCTGGGGGGCCACCAGGTGGGAGTGTTGGTGCAGCCCCACGCCCGTGTGATCTGTGTGCCCGGGGGAGTTCTGggtcaggtggtggtgatggtggttcatGGGGTGAGTGGACGTGGGCGTGGACAGgtgtggggtgggaggggggtgtgggtggtggtactgggggtggtgttggtgggtctggagggcggcggcggcagcggcagcggcggcggcagcgtgGTGTGAGGGCGAGGCCATGGAGCCGCCCTGGTGCATGGAGTTGATGGGTGCAGAGTACATCATCTGCCTGACCTTATGCTCGTCCTCGTTCACGGCGTAGGTGAGCTCCGTCTCCTCGAAGCCCGTGGCGGACATGCGCTGGTCGTGGTGGTGCGTGGGCTGCGGCGGGTCGGGGCTGTTGAGGCAGGTCTGGATCAGCGCCTTGCCCGCCTCCGAGGTGATCATGGGCTGCAGCTTGCGGGTGGCGAACGTGTACACGTGGCCCGTCTCGCTCGCCACCAGCAGCATCACCTGCGTGCCCGTCAGCGTGGACAGCTCGTACgcctgagggagggaagaaagacacTCGTTAGCCTCTTGTACCTGCCGCCATTGTTACGTTACTTACTCTACCAgtcctatcagatgtttacactgttgtatatctgttaccctccttgttagtgtttgtcctgtcaaaTGCTTACGCCTGTGCTGTTATGgtcattcctctgtttcttcgttttctgggtcccgacactactactactactactactactacctcctcctcctcctccagacaaaGGCCGCGGGAGACGCCCCACAACACCCGCGGATTATACTGAACCGACTGTCACGCAGCGGCGGAAGTGTCTTGACCCTACTGCTAGGTAACCATGGTGGCAacaatgatggtggtggggatggtggtagttgtagtagtagtagtagtagtagtagtagtagtagtagtagtagtagtagtagtagtagtagtagtagtagtagtaggaggaggaggaggagtggtagtagtagtagtagtagtagtagtagtagtagtagtagtagtagtagtagtagtagtagtagtagtagtagtagtagaagtagaaataaGTTTTAAATGTGAAAATGCTGGTTGTGTGAGGGGAGGAGACTGCTtaacataaataaatgaatagcaTACATATCAAATATTATCACGAGACAAAGATTATAAAAATTAACACTGTTTAAGAAAAATTtccaggagaaagaaaggaagtccTAGACGCAAGGAGAAGGTGACAGAAGGAGAAACCTTATCCGTATttggtgtacacacacacacacacacacacacacacacacacacacacacacacacacacacaggcaagtgaCGTCATTGCTAACACAATTAGCAAACATTGGCTgacagtgttccttcccttcctccctccctccctccaccttccctctacGGCTTCGAACAACACCTTCACCGCCACGCCCATAGCACCACCGCCTCATAAATACCCTCATacgacaccatcaacaccatcaccgcaaccaccaccttCATCTGTAATGTATAGGTATggtttttttttaaatgattccATGGATGCACGCGCCGATGCacacacgtacgaacacacagtagtagtagtagtagtagtagtagtagtagtagtagtaggaggaggaggaggaggtgatagtagcagtagtgaatgaagtaaaaaataaataatgataataataataagaagaaaaaaaaagaacaataataaaaataaaaatagtaataacaacaacaaaaacgaaaagtctcaaagtaaaaagaaaaacgcAACGAAGCCCAAAGTTCTgacttaacaaaaaaaaagacgcagGTAGACAAAAAAAATTAAGCCGGACGGTAAATaaagacaccacacacacacacacacacacacacacacacacacacacacacacacacacacactctctctctacgTCTACCCAGAAGCTTACTGCGTTGTGcggcctccccctccttcctcccccctctcctctccttcctcgccttCACTTCCTCTGTCTTCCCCGAACCTACCTCAATCTTCCTGAATCCTGTCCCGTGCTGCatgcctcccctttctcctcctccccttgcctaacttcctacctctctcccctccccgtcaTGCAGCGTCAGGCGTCTCTCCCCccgtcccctctctcttcttctctccctttcccctcttttgcTAATGCGACTTGTTCGTACTCACGCAAAAGATGACCTTGAGGgttcacacacacgtacacacgcacttATACATACACATTCATTTTACTATTTTTCCGTCCatccaaacatacacacatacactctaTACACTATCGCATAAATACTGCAGATGAATATGATAGAACAATGGTGATCCTGCTGCTTAtaacaacgatgatgatgatgatgatgataatattgtCGGAGCGATGAGATATGATAGTTACAACAATGGTGATCCTTCTGGTTATGACAacggttatgatgatgatgatgaggatgaaaagATCTTGTGGGGGGCGATGAAAGAGGTACTGAACATTGGGGGCAAATCCCGTAGACTTATTACCCACACTAATAATATTTGTcttggataataataatacacaaggATAATATGGATACACAAGAATATAAGAAGACTACAAAAGCCCAGACGGACTATATACATCCCATGCCTTCCTACTTTTACCATGAATTACAACGTATGGTTGAAAacaatctgtattttttttacagcagaggagacagtgcaagggcgttaaaaaaaataataataataatgaaaaaaaatatgtatatggcTTCCGTCCGTCTCTTTTTTTCACCAACGTATGAAGTGCAAACAAAAGCTTCTAACAACGCACTTTCTTcatgccttccttcttttacccTGAACTCTAACATGTGACTTTAATAAACGCACACCAACACGTGGACACAAATAGCCCTGCGTCGTTATGTCCATAGTGAATCAAACAccacagccactaccaccaccacctggccacCATCATGTCGTGTCCACATTACAGGTAACCACATTAATTTTTCAGTTCAACGCACACCTACACGTGGACACAAATAGCCCTGCGTCGTTATAGCAATAGTGAatcagaccaccaccatcacccccctccctccccttctaccaTCACCTACCGGCGTCCATGTACCTGCCTGCCTGCATGTCTACTTCAGATGACAGGTAACCACATCAATTTACATGGACACGTGGACACAAAGACCTGCGTCGTTGTGTCCATAACAATTCAGAcagtcactatcaccatcaccaccaccgccgccgcccctgccccCAGCGATCaacctcccctctctcacccccccaccccacccccccccgaCGTAACCTCTGCATGATGCCCCCATGACAAAGGTGCCTCGTGCCTCTAATAACACAGGTGCACCGCCGCGGAGTCCTGCATCCCAATGGCCTCCGCTCCGTGTTTTGTTCGTTAATTTTCGGACCTGCGTCACATCGTTGCTCCCTTTGTGCCAAGCTTTTCCGCCATCTGTTAATTTTGTGGACTGTTTTTGGTCTGCGTCTTTCGTCATATTGAAACTTTTTTCCGACCGATTAACCGTTGGCTTGGTGTTTAGCTTTACCGCATATTTTCCCGATCAATTTACCGCATATTTTTCCGACCAATTAACCGTTGACTTGGTGTTTAGCTTTACCGCATATTTTTCCGAACAATTTAGCGAATAATTTTCCGACCGATTAACCGTTGACTTGGTGTTTAGCTTTGCCGCATATTTTTCCGACCAATTTACCGCATATTTTTCCGACCGATTAACCGTTGACTTGGTGTTTAGCTTTACCGCATATTTTTCCGACCAATTTACCGCATATTTTTCCGACCAATTAACCGTTGACTTGGTGTTTAGCTGTACCGCATATTTTCCCGACCAATTTACCGCATATTTTTCCGACCAATTAACCTGTGGCTTGGTGTTTAGCTTTACCGCATATTTTCCCGACCAATTTACCGCATATTTTCCCGATCAATTTACTGCATAATTTTCCGACCAATTAACCGTTGGCTTGGTGTTTAGCTTTGCCGCATATTTTCCCGAACAATTTACCGCATAATTTTCCGACCAATTAACCGTTGGCTTGGTGTTTAGCTTTACCGCATATATCTCATCGCTGGCTTCTAATGATTGCTTTCTTTTgtattttaggttaggttaggttaagttaggttaggttaggttaggttaggttaggttaggttaggttaggttaggttaggttaggttaggttaggttaggttaggttatcttttACGTAATTGAAGATTCTTGTAGCAATTAACCTTACTTAACTATTTATTTATTACGTAAAACTGTTTAGTGAGCATAAATTTCCAAGGtttgtatgttttctttttctcttatttaaaaTTTTCGAAACAAATAACCTTTCATGATGTTTATTTTCCACTCATGTAAAGTTTTCAATATTATTTGTGTACATAACTCTGGCGTTCAAAGCCGTAGATATCaagaaactttatttttttttttttctgtccacaTTGAATACATCAC
This region includes:
- the LOC126987947 gene encoding serum response factor homolog yields the protein MQSQSHNNVDDKFTMNFGSFDPELFSQPHMGAPMAAMGIGTKRSAHDAGLDRDPLGLSSDEDGDLLKKDDKMNQSTSRDAVLHHQTSLDQQQPQNKTLPNGKKTKGRVKIKMEFIDNKLRRYTTFSKRKTGIMKKAYELSTLTGTQVMLLVASETGHVYTFATRKLQPMITSEAGKALIQTCLNSPDPPQPTHHHDQRMSATGFEETELTYAVNEDEHKVRQMMYSAPINSMHQGGSMASPSHHAAAAAAAAAAALQTHQHHPQYHHPHPPPTPHLSTPTSTHPMNHHHHHLTQNSPGHTDHTGVGLHQHSHLVAPQTPLPSHSPLPPHSPMGAPSPTSPYPSLHHHPHHHIPTHSR